The following coding sequences are from one Patagioenas fasciata isolate bPatFas1 chromosome 23, bPatFas1.hap1, whole genome shotgun sequence window:
- the LOC139825532 gene encoding olfactory receptor 14A16-like — protein sequence MSNSSSITQFLLLAFTDTQDLQLLHFWLFLGIYLAALLGNGLIITTIAWDQHLHTPMYFFLLNLSLLDLGSITAVLPKSMDNSLRDSSTISYTGCAAQLFFYFFCASAEYFLLTIMSYDRYVAICKPLHYGTLLGSRACVHMAAAAWATGFLNALLHTANTFSLPLCKGNALGQFFCEIPQILKLSCSHSNLRELRLLLVSACLFSMCFIFVVVSYVQIFRAVLRIPSEQGRHKAFSTCLPHLAVVSLFVSTAMFAYLKPPSISSPSLDLVVSVLYSLVPPTLNPLIYSMRNWELRNALWKLMRDALLKEKTARNLLFNR from the coding sequence atgtccaacagcagctccatcacccagttcctcctcctggcgttcacagacacacaggacctgcagctcttacacttctggctcttcctgggcatctacctggctgccctcctgggcaacggcctcatcatcaccaccatagcctgggaccagcacctccacacccccatgtacttcttcctgctcaacctctctctcctcgacctgggctccatcaccgccgttctccccaaatccatggacaattccctccgggactccagcacaatttcatacacaggatgtgctgcccaactctttttttattttttctgtgcttcagcagaatattttcttctcaccatcatgtcctacgaccgctacgttgccatctgcaaacccctgcactacgggaccctcctgggcagcagagcttgtgtccacatggcagcagctgcctgggccactgggtttctcaatgctctgctgcacacggccaatacattttcactgccactgtgcaagggcaatgccctgggccagttcttctgtgaaatcccccagatcctcaagctgtcctgctcacactccaATCTCAGGGAACTTaggctgcttttggttagtgcctgtttattttctatgtgtttcattttcgttgtggtgtcctatgtgcagatcttcagggccgtgctgaggatcccctctgagcagggtcggcacaaagccttttccacctgcctccctcacctggccgtggtctccctgtttgtcagcactgccatgtttgcctacctgaagcccccctccatctcctccccatccttggacctggtggtgtctgttctttactcgctggtacctccaacattgaaccccctcatctacagcatgaggaactggGAGCTCAGGAATGCTCTGTGGAAACTAATGCGGGATGCTCTTCTAAAAGAGAAAACTGCCCGTAatcttctctttaacagataa